CCTGACTCATAAATACGGGGAAGTTGCTTCCATTGACCGAAAAGAAAAAGAGATTGTGTTCACGAATGGAGAAACGCTAGGCTATGATGATCTTGTAGTGGGTCTTGGCTGTGAGGATAAGTACCATGCTGTACCAGGAGCACAGGAATATTCATACAGCATTCAAACGATTGATCAGTCACGCAAGACGTATCGGAAGGTTAATGACCTGCCTGCAGGTGCAATCGTTTCCATAGTAGGCGCAGGTTTGAGCGGTGTTGAATTGGCAAGTGAACTGCGCGAGAGCCGTAAAGATTTAAAGATTAAATTATTTGATCGCGGAGCAACAATCCTCTCTATGTTCCCAGAAAGACTCAGCCGCTATGTACAGGGCTGGTTTGAAGATCATGGAGTTGAAATTATTAATGGCGCAAATATTACGAAGGTCGAGCCGAATGTTGTTTACAATCATAATGAACCTGTTCAAAGTGATGTCATTGTGTGGACAGCCGGAATTCAGCCTAGTAAAATTGTTCGCGAGATGGATGTTGAAAAGGATACACAAGGCCGTGTCGTGCTGACTCCTCAGCATTACATTCCGAATGATAAGAGCGTATTTGTGGTGGGAGATTGCGCTTCCCTTCCTTATGCACCAAGCGCCCAGCTTGCCGAAGCACAGGCTGAACAGATTGTTATTGTTTTGCTGAAACGATGGAAAAACGAACCGGAACCGGAATCATTCCCGCAATTTAAACTTAAAGGGATTCTAGGGTCGCTCGGTAAAAAGCATGGCTTTGGATTACTTAACGAAAAGCCGCTTATGGGCCGGGTTCCGCGCTTGCTTAAATCAGGAATTTTATGGATGTACAAGTTTCATAGAGGTTGATTGGTCATGGCGGAGGATACTTTCCGCCTTTTTTGTTTTGTTAAAGGCTTTGTTAAAGCAATATGTTGATTTTAAACACCTGTTGATAGGAGCGGAAGGCGTGAGACTCCGAGCTGAGAGCAGCGGGACAGGCGAGACGCCGCAGTGCAATCTGCAGCAGAGCTTTTCAAATTCGGGATCCCTCTTAAAAATCGCAAAAAAAAGCACTCTCATCAGAGTACTTCCCCAAACTAACGATTCATTTCACAAGGAAGTACCGGTTACGCAGTAATCCATGAATACTTCATCATTGCCTTGCTGACTGCTTTTGATTTTGATGGGTCGGCTGAACTGGTATGGAAAACTCCATTCTGATCTGTAACGTACACTTTGTATTGCAGCTTTCCTTTTCCGTCTTTCTCAAGATGAATATCAATCATGCACTTGGTTTGATTGATTTCATATTCATATGTGTGATTTCGGATGACTGTATGATTTTTCAGTGCGTTCATTTTATTATTCATGATATAGCCTCCTTTTTGAAAACTATACCATGAAATAGGTCATTTTACTTAATTAATTTTGAAAATTAAGGTGCTGAAATGGTCGAATACTCCCGAATCCTTACCGAACTTTATGCTCCCTTTACGAGACCGAGTTTTTCAAGCTCTTCACAAATTGTTTTAAGCCGGGGATTGCCCTCTCCAACCACATTGCCGTTAATGACGACGAGGGGATAAAAGTATTCATCGTTTTGAATTTTTTCGGCTATTTCTTTTTTTTCACCTTCAAGATCGGGGTTATGGATGTCTATATAGGAGACTTCAATGAATTGATTTGGGTATTTTCTTGAGAGTGCTGCACTAAGCCACTCTTGTGTCTCTTTTGATGAAGGCATGTTTACACAGCTTGGACATAATACTTCTGCACCATATACTTCGATGTTCATGGTTTTCCCCCTCCGCGGTCAATGCTTTTCTTCATTGTATTCGATTTGCGCGCTTTTTGCATATGTTTTTAACAGGCATCATTTGTCCGTAGGTTTCTCGAAAAAAATGTGATACAATAGGAGAAAATATGGAGATTTCCGAGTCTCGGCATTCGATTTTTTTAACATGCCGGAATATAATAGTGGCAGGAAGGAGACGATAGCTATGGAAGAAAATCAAAGAGAACAAGTACAGGAAGTACTCGATAAATTGCGTCCGTTTTTGCTTCGCGATGGCGGAGACTGTGAACTGGTGGATATTGAAGATGGAATTGTAAAACTTCGTCTTTTGGGAGCTTGCGGAAGCTGCCCAAGTTCAACAATTACACTGAAGGCTGGTATAGAGCGTGCATTGCTTGAAGAAGTACCTGGTGTAGTGGAAGTTGAGCAAGTATTTTAATGAATGAGAAGAAGCCTCCGGTTTTTACCGGGGGCTTCTTTTTTTTTACACATGCTCATTAAACCATGCAGTGATCGCGTTCAGCCGCTCTACCCTCAGCAAAGGATGGCCGCTTCGGGATAGCTCGTGATTTTGTTCAGGAAAACGAATGAATTTTACATTTTTGCCTTTTCTCTTCAGAAGGATATAAAGCTGTTCTGCCTGCTCGATTGGACATCTGTAGTCCTTTTCGCTGTGAAGGATGAGAAGCGGCGTGTCGATTTCATCGGCATATTTCAGCGGAGAGTGGTCCCAAAGCTTCATGGCATCACCTGGCATAGTTCCGCCTACTTCCCATTCTGTGAAGAACGTGCCGATATCGCTCACTCCGTAAAAGCTGAGCCAGTTGCTGATGGATCGCTGGGTGACGGCCGCTTTAAAGCGGTTTGTATGGCCGACAATCCAGTTCGTCATAAATCCGCCGTAGCTTCCGCCTGTTACACCTAGCCGTCCCTGGTCAACAAACGAAAAATCCTCAAGGGCAGCATCGACTGCCGTCATTAAATCCTTGTAATCACTGCCTCCGTAATCGCCTCGGTTTAAATTCACAAAATCCTGGCCATATCCATGGCTTCCGCGCGGGTTTACGTAAAGAATGGCGTAGCCCTGTGAAGCGAGGACCTGAAATTCGTGAAAATAAGTGTTGGCATACATCATATGAGGTCCTCCGTGAATCTGCAGAATCAGCGGGTATTTTTTACCCTCTTCCATTACCGCAGGCTTCATGAGCCATCCATGAATGCTCCATCCATCTTCCGCTTCTGCTTCAAACGCTTGTGGAGCTGAAATTAAGGTACCCTCCAGCCATTGCTGGTTCAGATGGGTAAGCTTCACAATTTCTCCTGTTCGAAAGTCCGCTTCAAAGAGCTCTGATGGTGAAATGGGTGTACTGATTGAAAGCACGCCCCAGTGCTCTGAAGGGTGCATTGCAAGCCCGCTAACATGCTCTTCTTCCACTCGGACGGGATACATCAATCCTTCAATCGAACCGTAATAGACTCCCGTGCTGCCCCGATCCGTTACGATCAGATAAAATCCTTGAGAATCTGCTGTCCATTGAACATCCGGAGAAACCGCTCCATATAAGGAGTCACTTACAGCAGCATCACCTGCGTACATATCCCATTCACCAGTCAGGCATTGCAGCGTTTCATGTTCCGTATTGTAGAGCCAAAGCTTTTGAAGGGTAGCACTTTTATATTCCTTCTCATGCCCGAAAAACGCCAGGCAGCGGCCATCAGGAGAAAATTGAGGTTTGGAGAAAATACCTCTTCCTCCCGTTATGTTTTTGTCCGCTCCGGTCTTTAAATTCTTAATATGTATATCCGAAACAAGTCCTGTACCTGGAATTTCGGGTGGTGTATGGACGTATGCAAGCTGTCCGGCTGACACAGAAGGACTTTCAGCATCTCCTTCGCAGCTTACCAATTCTCTTGTTTCCCCTGTGCTCAGATCAAGTTGAAATAATCTGCTTTTTCTGCCCCGGATGAATCCATCCCGGTCAGATTTGTAGCGGATTTGCGTCACTTCAAGTGGCACAGGGTATTCCGGTTTCTTTTTTGGATTTTCATAGGAATCGTTTTCCGGTAAATAGGTCAGAAATAGAAGGCGGTCCTCGTCGATCCATAACGGATTCGATACGCCGTGACTGGAAAAGGTAAGCTGTCTGCCTTCCCCGCCGCCGGCTTTCATCACATAAGCTTGAGGAGTTCCTGAACGGTCTGATATAAACGCAAGATTTCCCCCTGATGACCAGCGCGGAGAATGATTTTTATTTTCGCCAAATGTCCATTGCTCCATTGCTTGAGTGTTCCTGTTGATTACATGCAAATGGGACTGATAGGTATGTGTTTTTTCTATAATGGATGATACGGTATAGACGATTTGGCTGCCGTCCGGCGAGATACGCGGATCAGCAGGGGTCTTTATTTTATATAAATCCTCTGATGTTATTTTTCGATCGGTCATTATGCGCACTCCTCCTTATTGCCATTATACTTGCTTCGGCAAATTACATGTTAGTTTTATGGCACCGCTAAAAAGACACGCAGGATTCAGCGTGTCTTTTTATCATACGTTTCCCGAATGGTTATAGCTTGAAAAGCGTTCGACCGTACTGCCCTCCGAAGGAACAAACAGAAGGTCTGCATGACAGTCAGGAAATTGCCTGCGAAGCAGATCAGCAAGCCTTTGACCTTCTCCCTTTTTCGCAAAACTGATCACTGCGGGGCCGGCTCCGCTTAGTGCTGTGCCATAGGCGCCGGCTTTTTTGGCAGCAGCTGCAACAAGTTCTAATTCAGGTGTCAGCGTTCCTCTGTATGGCTGGTGAAACAGATCCTTCTCCATCATCTTTCCTGCAAGCTTCCAGTTGCCTGTCATGAGAGCAGCGACGAGCAGATTTCCGACAGCTCCCGCTTCCACTGCTGATTTAAATGGCAAGGCTGCCGGGAGTACGTCTCTTGCATCCTTTGTAAAAACCTTGTATGACGGAACGACGACCACTGGGTCCATTTGGAAATCAGGCAAGTGAACGATGCTCGTTTCATCTTTTTGGTGGAGTCCGATGACCATTCCGCCATACACGGATGCCCCTGCATTGTCCGGATGTTCTTCCTCAAGACTTGCAAGCCTCGCCTTCTCTTCAAGAGTAAGAGCGAGTCCGCATAATGCATCTGCAAGCTCCACTCCTGCAACGATGGCAGCAGCACTGCTTCCGAGCCCTCTGGCTACAGGAATATCACTCCATACCTTAACATGACAGGCGGGCATCCTGCTCCCATACTCAGAAGCAGTCCGCTCCGCTACCTGATAAATAAGGTTTTCCTTTCCCTCAGGCAACCCGGAAGTTTCAGGACTTTCTGCTTCAAAAAACCATGAATCTGATAAAGAAACAGTCAAAATCAAATATTTGCTGAGCGCAAGTCCGATGGAGTCAAAGCCCGGCCCAAGGTTCGCTGTGCTGCCGGGTACTTTAATTTTAAGCATCTCTCCTTCTTTCATACCGGCTGTACTCCTTTAAGACGCTCTAAAATACTCTCTTCCTCATTCGGGAGAAGAATTGGTTTAATTTCATTATAATCAATGGCCGTATTCGGATCCTTCAAGCCATTGCCAGTCAGAACCGAAACAATCCGGACCCCTTTAGGAATCTCTCCGCTTTTCAGCTGTTTCATGACCCCTGCAATCGACACGCATGAGGCGGGCTCTGCAAAAATACCTTCTGATCTGGCAATAAGCCTGTATGCCTCCAGTATTTCATTGTCCGTTACCTCATCAATCTTCCCGCCTGACTGATCTGCCGCTGCAACGGCGAGCTCCCAGCTGGCAGGATTGCCGATACGGATGGCCGTTGCAATCGTTTCCGGCTGATCGATGACCTGTTTGCGTACAATCGCAGCAGCACCTTCCGCCTCAAATCCTCTCATTTGGGGCAATCCGGTTTGCTTTTCTTGATGATATTCCGTAAATCCCTTCCAATAGGCTGATATATTGCCTGCATTTCCGACTGGAATGGATAGGATGTCCGGTGCGCTTCCCAGTGCATCACAGACTTCGAAGGCAGCTGTTTTTTGTCCTTCAAGCCGATATGGATTTACAGAGTTCACTAATGTAATCGGGAGCTTCGCGCATACACTGCGGACAATCTTAAGAGCATCATCAAAATTTCCAGGAATGGAGTAAATTTCGGCACCATACATAACCGCCTGTGCAAGTTTTCCAAAAGCAATTTTGCCTTCAGGAATGACAACAATGCTTTTCATTCCCGCTCTTGCAGCATAGGCTGCGGCTGCGGCAGAGGTATTTCCAGTGGATGCGCACATAACGGTATTGCTCCCTGCCTCTTTCGCTTTGGCAACGGCCATGACCATACCGCGGTCTTTAAAAGACCCTGTCGGATTCGTTCCTTCAGTTTTCACATACCAGTCGACTCCGAACTGTTCGGACAGTTTAGACAAGCGAATAAGGGGCGTATTGCCTTCATTTAAGGTAAGGGCAGGTGTGTCCTCATTAACCGGCAGATAGTCCTTGTATGCTTTTAGAAGTCCTTCCCAGCTCATACTCCGCCATTCCCTTCGACTCTGTATGTGCTTTTAACCTGAGAGACCACTTCAAGTTCATCCAGCTGTGTTTGAATTTCAGAAAAATCCTTTTGGGAGGCATGGTGCGTCACGATGACGATTTCTGCAAGCTCGCTGTTTTTCAGCGGCAGCTGAAGAATTTTTTCGAAGCTTACTCCCCGCTCTGAAAACAGACCGGTAATTTTCGCTAATGCCCCTACTTGATCCTTCACATGAATTCTTAGGAAATGCTGAGCGAAGATTTCTTCCGCCTTCTTCATCTGTTTTTCATATTGGGGGGAAACAGCGCTTCTTCCGTTCACTCCGAGTCTCATATTCTTCATAACTCCAACTAAATCAGAAACGACGGCTGTAGCTGTCGGCATACTGCCTGCACCCGGACCGTAGAACATCGTTTCCCCTACCGCTTCTCCATATACATACACAGCATTGTATTCATCATTTACAGCTGCCAGCGGATGATGATCCGGCAGAAGGGTCGGCTCAACACTGACTTCAATTTTGTTTTTATGCCGATGAGCAATGCCAATCAGCTTCATTGTATACCCAAGCCGCTTACTGTAATTGATGTCATCATCTGAGATCGCTGAAATCCCTCTTACCTGGACATCTTTTAAATCTACATTCATGGAGAATCCAAGACGTGCGAGGATTGCCATTTTCCGCGCTGCATCAAGTCCTTCCACATCCGCTGTAGGATCGGACTCTGCGTAGCCTAACTGCTGAGCCTCTTTTAGTACATCTGAATACGGACTTCCATACTTGCTCATTTTCGTTAAGATAAAGTTGGTTGTTCCGTTTACTATTCCCATCATTTTTGTAATACGGTCTGAAGCAAGTCCGTCTACAAGGCTCCTCAGGATTGGAATTCCGCCTGCCACGCTCGCTTCATAAAATAAATCACAGCCATTTTTAGTAGCTGCAGCAAGGAGTTCTGAACCGTAAAGAGCCATTAGGTCCTTATTAGCCGTAACAACCTGTTTTTTTTCATTTAAAGCGTCCAGCAAATAGTCTTTCGTCTGCTCGATTCCGCCCATGACTTCAATTAATACGTCTACGTCCTTATCCAGGATGACTTCATATGGATCCGTTGTGAGTAATGAGGGATCCACATCCACCATACGCTGCTTATCCTTCTCGCGAACGAGCACTTTTTTTACTTCCACTGGACAGCCAACCAGATGCATTAGTTTATCCTGATGCTCGCGAATGATTTTGACCACCCCGCTTCCTACCGTACCTAATCCGAGCAGTCCAACTTGAATAGCTTTCATCTGAATGGTCTCCCCTCTCTCAAAACACAAATGTCCTCCCGGAGAATACACTTGTATTTATGTAATAGACATTTTATACATAGTTGCATTATAAATCCCGTCATATTATTTTACAAGGCTGAATTTTCTGCTAACTATGGATGTAAACGCTTTATCAATGATGTTCAGCGGATTTCTTCTTTTTTAAAAAGCTCTGTTAAACTCGGCTGATAATTTCCGTTGCGGGCGATTTCCACGGGACAGGCGGTGAGCCTAAAAAACCCCTGCACCATATAGGCACCAGGGGTCTTATGCGAGCCAGTGGAGGACAGGAAGCTGAATTTTTTTCGTTCTCATTGAAAGCATGCCTGAGTATGAGGTTAAAAACTGCTCATACTCGGTCGACCGCTGCAGAAGTTCATGAAGCTTCTTTTCATAATAAGGCTTTTCTGAATCCGGAGCTAAATAATAATCCTCGATGCATTCAAAGTAATGAATAGGAAAAAGCAAGCGGCTGTAAATCAGCCTCCATGAGAAAGAGGAAAGAGGTGCCGTTCGGTCATAGTCAGCGAGGAATACGCCTCCCTCATTTCTTAGCTGCTCAGGATTTTGGAAAAAATCATACCGCAAATATTCAGCAATATCCCGGCTTGCGTGATCAAACACCCAATCCGTCGGAAGCTTCACCGTAAACTCCCTGTTCCACATTTCTGAATGAAACCGGTTATGGCAGATGGTAGCTGAGTCTGACAATAGCGGTTCGTCATCAAGCTCCGTATCAACAAGGTATTGAATCCCGTTCTCCGCCAGTCCAAGGTAATAAGGGAAAGACTCAATAAACAGCTTTTCAAAATGGTCCAGAGGA
The Metabacillus sp. FJAT-52054 genome window above contains:
- a CDS encoding NAD(P)/FAD-dependent oxidoreductase; the encoded protein is MKNLVILGGGYGGMRILQRLLPNNLPNDVQITLVDKNPYHCLKTEYYALAAGTISDHHIRVDFPEHENLTHKYGEVASIDRKEKEIVFTNGETLGYDDLVVGLGCEDKYHAVPGAQEYSYSIQTIDQSRKTYRKVNDLPAGAIVSIVGAGLSGVELASELRESRKDLKIKLFDRGATILSMFPERLSRYVQGWFEDHGVEIINGANITKVEPNVVYNHNEPVQSDVIVWTAGIQPSKIVREMDVEKDTQGRVVLTPQHYIPNDKSVFVVGDCASLPYAPSAQLAEAQAEQIVIVLLKRWKNEPEPESFPQFKLKGILGSLGKKHGFGLLNEKPLMGRVPRLLKSGILWMYKFHRG
- a CDS encoding YuzD family protein; amino-acid sequence: MNIEVYGAEVLCPSCVNMPSSKETQEWLSAALSRKYPNQFIEVSYIDIHNPDLEGEKKEIAEKIQNDEYFYPLVVINGNVVGEGNPRLKTICEELEKLGLVKGA
- a CDS encoding NifU family protein, giving the protein MPEYNSGRKETIAMEENQREQVQEVLDKLRPFLLRDGGDCELVDIEDGIVKLRLLGACGSCPSSTITLKAGIERALLEEVPGVVEVEQVF
- a CDS encoding S9 family peptidase; amino-acid sequence: MTDRKITSEDLYKIKTPADPRISPDGSQIVYTVSSIIEKTHTYQSHLHVINRNTQAMEQWTFGENKNHSPRWSSGGNLAFISDRSGTPQAYVMKAGGGEGRQLTFSSHGVSNPLWIDEDRLLFLTYLPENDSYENPKKKPEYPVPLEVTQIRYKSDRDGFIRGRKSRLFQLDLSTGETRELVSCEGDAESPSVSAGQLAYVHTPPEIPGTGLVSDIHIKNLKTGADKNITGGRGIFSKPQFSPDGRCLAFFGHEKEYKSATLQKLWLYNTEHETLQCLTGEWDMYAGDAAVSDSLYGAVSPDVQWTADSQGFYLIVTDRGSTGVYYGSIEGLMYPVRVEEEHVSGLAMHPSEHWGVLSISTPISPSELFEADFRTGEIVKLTHLNQQWLEGTLISAPQAFEAEAEDGWSIHGWLMKPAVMEEGKKYPLILQIHGGPHMMYANTYFHEFQVLASQGYAILYVNPRGSHGYGQDFVNLNRGDYGGSDYKDLMTAVDAALEDFSFVDQGRLGVTGGSYGGFMTNWIVGHTNRFKAAVTQRSISNWLSFYGVSDIGTFFTEWEVGGTMPGDAMKLWDHSPLKYADEIDTPLLILHSEKDYRCPIEQAEQLYILLKRKGKNVKFIRFPEQNHELSRSGHPLLRVERLNAITAWFNEHV
- the thrB gene encoding homoserine kinase; protein product: MKEGEMLKIKVPGSTANLGPGFDSIGLALSKYLILTVSLSDSWFFEAESPETSGLPEGKENLIYQVAERTASEYGSRMPACHVKVWSDIPVARGLGSSAAAIVAGVELADALCGLALTLEEKARLASLEEEHPDNAGASVYGGMVIGLHQKDETSIVHLPDFQMDPVVVVPSYKVFTKDARDVLPAALPFKSAVEAGAVGNLLVAALMTGNWKLAGKMMEKDLFHQPYRGTLTPELELVAAAAKKAGAYGTALSGAGPAVISFAKKGEGQRLADLLRRQFPDCHADLLFVPSEGSTVERFSSYNHSGNV
- the thrC gene encoding threonine synthase; the protein is MSWEGLLKAYKDYLPVNEDTPALTLNEGNTPLIRLSKLSEQFGVDWYVKTEGTNPTGSFKDRGMVMAVAKAKEAGSNTVMCASTGNTSAAAAAYAARAGMKSIVVIPEGKIAFGKLAQAVMYGAEIYSIPGNFDDALKIVRSVCAKLPITLVNSVNPYRLEGQKTAAFEVCDALGSAPDILSIPVGNAGNISAYWKGFTEYHQEKQTGLPQMRGFEAEGAAAIVRKQVIDQPETIATAIRIGNPASWELAVAAADQSGGKIDEVTDNEILEAYRLIARSEGIFAEPASCVSIAGVMKQLKSGEIPKGVRIVSVLTGNGLKDPNTAIDYNEIKPILLPNEEESILERLKGVQPV
- a CDS encoding homoserine dehydrogenase; this translates as MKAIQVGLLGLGTVGSGVVKIIREHQDKLMHLVGCPVEVKKVLVREKDKQRMVDVDPSLLTTDPYEVILDKDVDVLIEVMGGIEQTKDYLLDALNEKKQVVTANKDLMALYGSELLAAATKNGCDLFYEASVAGGIPILRSLVDGLASDRITKMMGIVNGTTNFILTKMSKYGSPYSDVLKEAQQLGYAESDPTADVEGLDAARKMAILARLGFSMNVDLKDVQVRGISAISDDDINYSKRLGYTMKLIGIAHRHKNKIEVSVEPTLLPDHHPLAAVNDEYNAVYVYGEAVGETMFYGPGAGSMPTATAVVSDLVGVMKNMRLGVNGRSAVSPQYEKQMKKAEEIFAQHFLRIHVKDQVGALAKITGLFSERGVSFEKILQLPLKNSELAEIVIVTHHASQKDFSEIQTQLDELEVVSQVKSTYRVEGNGGV
- the yutH gene encoding spore coat putative kinase YutH codes for the protein MKEHFGLQVPGIFKAGSYDAFRVHGTIGIIVPVQQIDEQELYELYYMSQYLQEKREPYVAVFWPSLQGTLSAEKDGRRYALLKCADRIVSRGQSAGRELAQFHQKSRSYPYQADKTKRIGQWKDLWERRLDQLEVFWRGKVQAHPLDHFEKLFIESFPYYLGLAENGIQYLVDTELDDEPLLSDSATICHNRFHSEMWNREFTVKLPTDWVFDHASRDIAEYLRYDFFQNPEQLRNEGGVFLADYDRTAPLSSFSWRLIYSRLLFPIHYFECIEDYYLAPDSEKPYYEKKLHELLQRSTEYEQFLTSYSGMLSMRTKKIQLPVLHWLA